In the genome of Dermacentor variabilis isolate Ectoservices chromosome 5, ASM5094787v1, whole genome shotgun sequence, one region contains:
- the LOC142582380 gene encoding uncharacterized protein LOC142582380 — MIGLALAGGHYGGNGGYSAGHSGYGGGYGKGQSGQYGSGYGGGHGGYGGGYAMPQGGHYGGDYGKGLGGYQPSYGYGRQGGGKNYGGGGYGGGYHGGYGHGHY; from the coding sequence ATGATCGGTCTCGCCTTGGCTGGGGGACACTACGGTGGCAACGGAGGCTACAGTGCCGGCCACTCTGGCTACGGAGGAGGTTACGGCAAGGGTCAAAGCGGACAGTACGGTAGCGGCTACGGAGGCGGCCATGGCGGATATGGCGGAGGTTATGCCATGCCGCAAGGCGGACACTACGGCGGCGACTACGGCAAGGGTCTCGGTGGATACCAGCCCAGCTACGGATACGGCCGTCAGGGTGGTGGGAAGAACTacggcggtggtggctacggcggcGGTTATCACGGAGGATATGGTCATGGTCACTACTGA